Proteins encoded by one window of Heterodontus francisci isolate sHetFra1 unplaced genomic scaffold, sHetFra1.hap1 HAP1_SCAFFOLD_267, whole genome shotgun sequence:
- the LOC137360133 gene encoding probable G-protein coupled receptor 139, giving the protein MAVADLLAVITDPILKWIPVIYFPDSFLSITPICSSVHFLIFSTTMISVWLTVVFTFDRFVTICCKKLKSKYCTERTAAVVIATVSVLCSLESVPWYFVYEPEYIIDKVSWNCIYKHSFYTYPAWTAFELFHRILTPCVPFFLILLLNIQTVRHILAASRGRRGLRGFISGENHNDPEMENRKKSIILLFSISGSFILLWVTQIVFYIYQLLTKQYPSSANDPLYITEVTAAMLQLLSSCTNTCIYAVTQTKFREELKKVMKYPLNLIVKLVKS; this is encoded by the coding sequence atggcagtggctgatctcctggccgTTATCACAGATCCCATATTGAAGTGGATTCCGgtgatttatttcccagattcattcctgtccattactcccatctgcAGTTCAGTTCATTTCCTGATTTTTtcaaccacaatgatttctgtctggctgacagtcgttttcacctttgatcgatttgtgactatTTGCTGTAAGAAGCTGAAgagtaaatattgcactgagagaacagcggctgtggttatcgcaacagtgagtgtgctgtgctctttagaaagtgTTCCCTGGTATTTTGTATATGAACCTGAATATATAATTGATAAAGTTTCCTGGAACTGTATCTATAAACATAGCTTCTATACTTACCCTGCATGGaccgcgtttgagttgtttcaccgcattttaactccttgtgtcccgttctttctgattttgctgctcaatattcagACTGTCAGACATATTTTAGCTGCTAGTAGAGGTCGCAGGGGACTCCGGGGCTTTATCAGTGGAgaaaatcacaatgacccagaaatggagaatcgaaagaaatccatcattttactctttaGTATATCTggtagttttatactgttatgggtgacgcagattgtattttacatctatcagctacttacaaaacaATACCCTTCCTCCGCCAATGACCCACTTTATATCACAGAAGTCacagcagcaatgctgcagcttctcagttcctgcaccaacacgtgtatttacgctgtgacccagactaaattcagagaggagctgaagaaggtcatgaaatacccactcaatctgattgttaaattagttaaatcATAA